TGTTGTCGAACATCAAACGTAGCTCCACCTCGCCGATGTCCAGGTCGGCGGCAACGCCCAGCAAATACCAGTCGTGGAACGACTCATGTTTTTTGATCATCACGTACCAGCTCGCAGTTGTTCGGGGTCTTTACCAGATCGAATGGATTACCCTTCGGCTAACCCGGCGTGTACCAGCTGCAAGGCTTAAAATTCACTGCGACTGTATGGTCGGATAGCGCTGACGACGACCTCTTTACAGGTTAAGCGGATATCGAGTCCGATATTGGGCTCAAGGTCGAATCGGATCAAATCGTCGAGCGCATCGGATAAAGAAATCTCCATAATCGAGGCTTCTTCGAGCATGGCGTTTACATCGATCTCCGAACCTCGGATATCCAGGATATCTAACACGACCAGATAGTCGGGACCTCCATCAATGCGAGGAGCCGCATAGCGATCGTGCAGCACCTCAAGCTGGAGATCGACTAAATAACGCGCGCGGCCAGTCGGCAGCGGCTTTGAGTCCAGGCCATCGCATGAACGTCGCTTTCTCTGCAACGAGAACGTCGTCACGGCGGAGTCGTGAAAGGATGGGTAGTCTCCAAAAATCTTAACGAGCAAGCCGCTGTTCCTCGCCAGTTCCCAGCCCCACGTCTTACCTTCGATGCTCATTGTTTCCCCTTGCAATAGGCTCTACCTGCAGTTGATCGGTGACATTGGCAGATGAATGTCATCTCTCACCCCGGTATCAAAATTATGACCGTGCGCTTTCCCGTGGCTCTCGTGGTATTGGGCGCAAAGGTTGCCGCGTGAATCGAAGTAGTCTACATCGAGGCCATTCGGGTTGACGCGGTACCCGCCCGCTTCATTACCTGTCATGCGAACCCCGCGTGCGGCGACCTCCTCTGTATCGCCACCGAGCGCGCCCGGCGTGTACTCGAAAGGTTGCGCATCGCCTAGCGGCGTAGTGGTTTCCGTTAAATCGCTCGCGGCATCGGCCAATGACGCAGCGGCCCCGTTCGCATAACGGGCCGCAACCGTATTAACCTCGTCCACCATGTCGTCGTAGCGGTCCATGTAGGCCGTTGCAGCGTCGTACGACATACCCAACTTCGTCATTAACGCCTCACGGAAGCTGGGAAACCCTTTGGGTTTAGGCGCTGGATCGATCCGCGCGCCGCCTGTCCGCGATTGCTCAGCAACGAGGACAACACTTTCGCCGCGAATCATGGACTGCAAGGTCTGTATAACCTCGACGTCAGCGCTGTTCGCCGCCAACCGCTGGTGCCAATGGAAGTTCGTCCCGAGGAACGCGCGTACGCGCTGGACGAGTGCGGCATCGAGGGCCCATATATCGGCATGTGCGTTTTGCGAGAATTTCTTGCCTTCTTCAACCGCCTGTTTTTGCACGGGAGTAAGAAAGATATGCCCACTCGCGTAGGCATCCTTGCTATACATCATCCAACGTTGCAGCGAATCCGTTTTTAGTTCAGTGCCGCCCATTGCCTGGTCCTGTCGCGTGTGACGGCGTAGACCTAGCAGATTGCTGGACGTCCATGTTTTTGGGATATTCGCCGGCTTGTTCCGGGCGGAAGATTGTTACCTGAAAAAATGGGCGGCGCCTTCACAAATTGCTTAACCGACGCTCGCGGTGCGAATTTGCGCGGAAGGTCCGCGTCCTTGCGTACCGCGGCTAAATGGGCGGCGTGGGTTCGAACTTATCCTACTGTCGGTTCGCGACGACCCGCCACGAGGACTTCTTTGGGCGCATCGTTCACGCGAATGCACGCCACGCGTGTCGCGCTCGCACCATGCGTGACAGGCTGCGGAATCTCATTGGCGCAGGCCTCGATCGAATCCGGGCAGCGCGTGCGAAACGCACAACCGGAGGGCGGGCTGAGCGGCGACGCAATCTCGCCGCGCAACAGCAGATGACGGCGCGCGCGTTCAACCACCGGATCGGGCACCGGCACGGCCGACAGCAACGCACGCGTGTACGGATGACGCGGCGTGCCATACACGTCGCGCTTGTCGCCGAACTCCATCACGCGTCCCAGATACATCACCAGTACACGGTGGCTGATCGCCTTGACGACCGCGAGATCGTGCGCGACGAACAGCAGCGACAGCGACAACTCGCGCTGCAGATCGCGCAACAGGTTGACGATTTGCGCCTGAATCGAGACGTCGAGCGCCGACACCGGCTCGTCGCAGATCACCAGTTGCGGTTCGCCGATCAGCGCGCGCGCGATCCCGACGCGCTGACACTGGCCACCTGAAAACTCATGCGGATAGCGGCGCAGATGCTGCGCGTTGAGACCGACGCGTTCGAGCATCGTCAGGACACGCCGTTGCACGTCGGTGCGGGCAATGTCCTGGCCATGCGTGAGCAAGGGTTCCGCGACGATCTGTTCGATCGTCATGCGCGGATCGAGCGAGGCGAGTGGGTCCTGGAAAATCATCTGCACGTCGCGGCGCAAGCGCGAGGTATCGCGGCGCGTGCCTGTGAGCACGGTTTCCTTGTCGAGCCAGCGCACGCTGCCGCTCGCCACCGGCGCAAGGCCGATGATTGCGCGCGCCAGGGTGGACTTGCCGCAACCCGATTCGCCGACCAGCCCCACGGTTTCGCCGCGCCGCACAGTGAACGACACGCCGTCCACCGCGCGCAGCGTCGCTTTGCCGGACCACGGAAAGCCGCCACGCTGCACGCCGAATTGCACCTTGAGATTGTCGACCGATAACAGCGTTGCCGGAGTCTGGCCTTGGCCGTGGATTGCAATGGAAGTGGTGTTCATACGTGTTGTACCTCCATGATTTCCCGCACCGGCCGGTGGCAGGCGCGCAACGCGTCGGCGGCCGTCGGCGACGCCGTGAGCACCGGCCGCGACTCGCGGCACCGATCGGAGCAATACGCGCAGCGCGGCGCGAATGCGCAACCCTCGCCGACTTCGCCGGGCAACGGCGGGTTGCCGGGAATGGTTTGCAGCGGGCGGTCATCGTCGTCGGTCAGGCGCGGCAGCGCGTTCAACAGGCCGATCGTGTACGGATGGGTCGGCGCGGCGAACAGCGTAGCGGCGTTCGCCTGCTCGACGGTCTGGCCGGCATACATCACCATCACGTCGTCGCACAAGCCGGCCACGACGCCCATGTCGTGCGTGATCAGAATGATCGCGGTGCCGCGTTCGCGGTTCAGTTCGCGCAGCAGTTCGATGATTTGCGCCTGCACGGTCACGTCGAGCGCGGTGGTCGGCTCGTCGGCGATCAGGATTTCCGGCTCGGAGAGCAGGGCCATCGCGATCATCACGCGCTGCCGCATGCCGCCGGAGAACTCGTGCGGATACATGCCGATGCGCCGCGCGGCATCGGGAATACGCACCGATTCGAGCGTTTCGATCGCGCGGCGGCGCGCTTCGCGGCGCGACATCTTGCGATGCAGTTGCAGCGTCTCGGTCATCTGCCGTTCGATCGTCAGGAACGGGTTGAGCGAGGTCATCGGATCCTGAAAGATCATGCCGATGCGGTCGCCACGGATCCTGTTCAACGCGGCTTCGTTCATCGTCAGCAGGTTTTCGCCGCGATAGGTCGCGGCGCCCGACACCTTGCCGTTGCCGGCCAGGAGGCCGAGCAGCGCCATCACCGTCTGGCTTTTGCCCGAGCCCGATTCACCGACAATGCCGAGCGTGCGGCCCGCTTCGAGCGAAAACGATACGCGCTGCACCGCGTCGACGGGCGCGCCCTCGCGGCGCGTGAAGCGCACGCTCAGGTCTTTGACTTCGAGTAGCGGCATGTCAGCGGTCCTTCGGGTCGAACGCGTCGCGCAAACCATCGCCGACGAAATTCACGGAATACAGTGCGATGCACAGCATCACGGCCGGGCACAACAGCAGCCAGGGCATCGAATCGAGTTTCTGCGCGCCGTCCTGGATCAGCACGCCCCAGCTCGTCATGGGTTCCTGCACGCCGAGGCCGAGGAACGACAGCACCGATTCGGTCAGCACGATATTCGGCACCGTCACGCTCGCGTACACCACCACCACGCCGAACAGATTCGGCACGATGTGGCGCGCGATGATCGAACGCGAACTCACGCCGATGGCACGGGCGGCGTCGATGAATTCGCGCGAGCGCAGCGACAGCGTCTGGCCACGCACCACGCGCGCCATGTCGAGCCACGAGAACGCGCTGATGGTAAGCACGACCAGATAGAACGCGCGGCCGAACAGCGTCATCATCAGGATGGCGATCAGCATGTAGGGGATCGCGTACATCATGTCGACGACACGCATCATCACCGCGTCGACGCGGCCACCCAGATAGCCGGCGGTGGCGCCGTACGCAACGCCGATCAGCCCCGACACCAGCGTGCCGAGCAGGCCGACTTCCAGCGACACGCGCCCGCCTTGCAGCGTGCGCGCGAGCAGGTCGCGGCCGAGTTCGTCGGTGCCGAACCAGTGCATGTTTTGCAGCGTCGGCGCGAGGCTGATCGCGCTCCAGTCGCTGTCGATCGGGTTGTTCGGCAGGAACCACGGACCGGCCACGCAGGCAATCACGATCAGCAGCAAGACGACAAAGCCAGTGAAGGCCGCGCGGTTGCGCACGAAGCGCGCGGCAGCCGTGGCGAGCGGGCCGCGCGAACGCGGTGCGTTGGCAATGGCCGCAAGCGGATCGAGCGCCGCGGCAGTCGTTTGGAATGAGCGGGCCATGGATCAGTACCGGATGCGCGGATCGAGCCATGCATACGCGAGGTCGACCAGCAGATTGAACAGCACGGCGACGGCGGTCGTCAGCACGACGAGGCCGAGCACGAGGGTGTAGTCGCGATTGATCGCGCCGTTGACGACCAGCTGGCCGAGACCCGGCAGCGCGAACACCGATTCGGTGACCACGGCCGCGGTGATCGACGAGATACAGATCGAGCCAAGCAGCGACACGACGGGCATCAGCGCGGGCTTCATCGCGTGGCGCAACACGATCG
This genomic stretch from Paraburkholderia caffeinilytica harbors:
- a CDS encoding Imm50 family immunity protein, whose protein sequence is MSIEGKTWGWELARNSGLLVKIFGDYPSFHDSAVTTFSLQRKRRSCDGLDSKPLPTGRARYLVDLQLEVLHDRYAAPRIDGGPDYLVVLDILDIRGSEIDVNAMLEEASIMEISLSDALDDLIRFDLEPNIGLDIRLTCKEVVVSAIRPYSRSEF
- a CDS encoding ABC transporter ATP-binding protein translates to MNTTSIAIHGQGQTPATLLSVDNLKVQFGVQRGGFPWSGKATLRAVDGVSFTVRRGETVGLVGESGCGKSTLARAIIGLAPVASGSVRWLDKETVLTGTRRDTSRLRRDVQMIFQDPLASLDPRMTIEQIVAEPLLTHGQDIARTDVQRRVLTMLERVGLNAQHLRRYPHEFSGGQCQRVGIARALIGEPQLVICDEPVSALDVSIQAQIVNLLRDLQRELSLSLLFVAHDLAVVKAISHRVLVMYLGRVMEFGDKRDVYGTPRHPYTRALLSAVPVPDPVVERARRHLLLRGEIASPLSPPSGCAFRTRCPDSIEACANEIPQPVTHGASATRVACIRVNDAPKEVLVAGRREPTVG
- a CDS encoding ABC transporter ATP-binding protein, whose amino-acid sequence is MPLLEVKDLSVRFTRREGAPVDAVQRVSFSLEAGRTLGIVGESGSGKSQTVMALLGLLAGNGKVSGAATYRGENLLTMNEAALNRIRGDRIGMIFQDPMTSLNPFLTIERQMTETLQLHRKMSRREARRRAIETLESVRIPDAARRIGMYPHEFSGGMRQRVMIAMALLSEPEILIADEPTTALDVTVQAQIIELLRELNRERGTAIILITHDMGVVAGLCDDVMVMYAGQTVEQANAATLFAAPTHPYTIGLLNALPRLTDDDDRPLQTIPGNPPLPGEVGEGCAFAPRCAYCSDRCRESRPVLTASPTAADALRACHRPVREIMEVQHV
- a CDS encoding ABC transporter permease produces the protein MARSFQTTAAALDPLAAIANAPRSRGPLATAAARFVRNRAAFTGFVVLLLIVIACVAGPWFLPNNPIDSDWSAISLAPTLQNMHWFGTDELGRDLLARTLQGGRVSLEVGLLGTLVSGLIGVAYGATAGYLGGRVDAVMMRVVDMMYAIPYMLIAILMMTLFGRAFYLVVLTISAFSWLDMARVVRGQTLSLRSREFIDAARAIGVSSRSIIARHIVPNLFGVVVVYASVTVPNIVLTESVLSFLGLGVQEPMTSWGVLIQDGAQKLDSMPWLLLCPAVMLCIALYSVNFVGDGLRDAFDPKDR